The Salmo trutta chromosome 6, fSalTru1.1, whole genome shotgun sequence genomic sequence GCAGCGCGGCGCCACCTGGAAGACGTCCCTTCACATGTGTGACGGGCGCACGCCCACGCCCGAGGAGCTGCCGCCCTGCTATGAGGGTACGGACTGGTCCGGCTGCACCCTGCAGCAGTTCATGGACTGCCCCTACAACCTGGCCAACAATCGGCAGGTGCGCATGCTCGCCGACCTCAGCCTGGTGGGCTGCTACAACCTCTCCACGGTGCCCGATAAGCGGCGCTCGCAACTTCTCCTCGAGTCGGCCAAGAAGAACCTGCGCGACATGGCCTTCTTCGGTCTGACTGAGTATCAGCGCAAGACGCAGTTCCTGTTCGAGCGCACCTTCCGTCTGCGCTTCATCCGCCCCTTTGTGCAGTACAACAGCACGCGGGCGGCCGGCGTGGACCTGGACAATGACACGGTGGCGCGCATCGAGGAGCTCAACGACCTGGACATGCAGCTGTATGACTACGCTCGCGACCTCTTCCAGCAGCGCTATCAGTACACTCGGCAGCTGGAGAGACGCGCGCACCGCTTGGCGCTTCGGGGTCGCGGTCTGGACCCCCGGGATTTTCTCAGAGATGAGGGCGGTATGGGGGGCGAAGGGACAGCCAGGTTGCCCACAGAGGACTACATGaaccacatcatcaacaggtGGTAGCCCCCATCCCAGCCACCCTCCTAGACACCCACTTTCCTGACCTCCCCATTGTCTGGTATGGTGAGGTTGCATCAGAGTGAATGTTTAGGACAGTTGAAATTTGGCACTTGTGGTTTGGGAAGGAGACAGTTGCAGAGGGTTGGGTGACTTACCTATGGACTTTGCATGAGCCAAGCTGTGGGTTTCAGACCAGACGATATCCCTTCTAGCTCCTGGATGACATAGACGTTTTGGTCTTCTTAGACTATGTGGTGAGGTCAGATATTTGTGATTGGAAGCCGATGATAAACCTGAGTGACCCTCTGGAGTTCTAGAAGCAGCAACTGTCTCTACACTCCTCAGATTTTCCTTTACAAAGTAAACAAACTTGTTTTACTTGCCGTTCTATGTCTTAGCCCACAAGAATAACCTATGTGCTTAATAAGTTGTTTGAGGAGTTTCAAAGCAGTGAGATGAGAAATTACCTGTACTTTGGGCCAAAAGTATTTCAATAGTGTCTAAGCAAAGGACATTTCCGACAAGCTATCTTTTTATTTATTCAATTGCTTTCTGATCATTTGAAATAGATATTTTTCCAATGTGAGAGACTATTTGGCCCACCTCGATATACAGTATGGCACTTGTAAGTGATATAAAGTCATGATTGTCATAACATACTCATCAATTTGCTGAAAGTTTACTAACATGTATCAAAGTTTAGAGCTATATCTTAATATAAATGACGGATAAAcagattttctttttttacacttgtatgtttttACCATTTTGTCTGAATGTCTATGAAGAGGCCAGTCTCTTTGGTTCCAATGTATTTTAATTCACCCGTTGGATTGTGATCTGTACACTAAAGGAGATGTACATGAATGAGAAGGTAAATGATTGACATGAAGGTTTGTCATGTGATTGTCTAGGAACATTTTCGACCACATAATCTACATACATGCTCAACAGGAGACGGACCGAGGGTCTCATACTGAAGGGAGACACTAAAAACAGGAAACACTGTCGTTCTTATTACTTGtacaaagttgtgtgtgtgtgtgtgctcgccgCGCTTTTGTTTCTGTGCTTTCATGCTCAATACATTTCCCTTCTCTGTTTGGGATCAAGTGTGTCATTTAAAACCAGAATACAATGAACATGTGTAATGGATGGATTATTAGTCGAGGTTGCCATGCTCCAcaagatgttttatttttaataatgcGTATTTAAATGTCTAAAAGTGCAACAGGTAAAATATTAAAGTTGAAGAATGGACAGCCTCTTGCCAACCACAAACTCTTTTTGTTAATAATCttgaacattttttaaaatagaaTGATCCCCTGGAGAACGGTGTGTTTAATTAAAATTCAAACACAATGGGTATGGACATGATATAACCATTATCATTAAATACTGCTGTATATGGAACCTCCATATTTGTCCTATTTATAATTCTGCTCATAAAGTCTCCAATCCAACTGCAAATACTGTGATCTCACAGGCATGGCCAGTGCTAAAAACAGGCCCACATCTGAATGTTTTGGAGTGTTAAGATGCTAAggaatgattattattattattaaggaaATGTGGACCAGTGTGTGCAGATCCTGCAAATGACTCATAGTCTTGTCTCAATAGCAGAATGTTTGTTTGAGTGACTTATACTTATGTCCCAGGGCTCATAAGCaaccatttcacggtaaagtctacaccagttgtattcggtgcatgtgacaaaataacatttgatttgatttgaccctcTCCGGAGCAGAGGTCAAACAATGGGTTCCAGAAGATTTCGCTGATGCAAAGTATTTTTTATCTTATTTGGGAAAGATCGTTTTGGGGAGGATTGGTTacaaatcgtgtgtgtgtgtgtgtgtgtgtgtgtgtgtgtgtgtgtgtgtgtgtgtgtgtgtgtgtgtgtgtgtgtgtgtgtgtgtgtgtgtgtgtgtgtgtgtgtgtgtgtgtgtgtggacatgtttaactatacttgtggggaccagaagtccccacaagaatagtaaacaaacaacattttgaccaactggggacattttgttagtccccacaagaaAAAGCGATATTTCTAGGGGGTTAAGGTTCAaattaggggttaaaggttacgGTTACGGTTAAGATTAGGgtaaagggttaagtttagggaaaataagattttatgcgtgtttgtgtgtccccacaaggttagttaaacAAGACTGAGTGAGTGAGAATTGAGTGATGTAGGACATTTGTAAACAAAGTCTCCGGTCGGTTTTACCCATATTGTATTATTACTGTGAGTATTTCTGTTCTTCATGCAGATTGGATCTTCTAttcaacaattaaaaaaaaagatattcCTTTGTATTTCAGTCTCTGCTCCTATTCTTTGTACTCAGAATGAACCGGGTAGCATCATTTGTACTCAGAATGGCAGAATGCTAAAAAACTGCTCTGAGATCAACCTCTCTTGGAGCGAGCCACACCATGTTGCCAAGGACTGAAGGACATGGGAGCACATTGTGGTCATGTCCCATAGGGGATGAAGAGGGTAGAGTAAGTAAGTATTGGTTGTTTCAGTTCACACACAAATTACCTCATCATTCATATCATGGTAGCATCTCTATGACATGTTTTCAAAAGTAACATAGCCCATTTCATTTGATCAACACAGAAGTAATTCCCTTTATGAATGATGTCCACCTAAATTGTGGccagatggagagaaaaaaatctgaGTTAAAACATCTTCCAAGTAAGAGGCATAGCAGACAATCACTCTGGCATTTCACCATTTTGTCAGGCAGACACATTGCCAAGGTAAGTTGACGCTTAAACTTAAATTAATAATCCGCAGATGAATGAGTTGCTTTGGGTTGAGAACAGGGACTTGTTCTCAACCCAGTGTCGTCTGCACAAAGTCAGGAAACGGAAATCAGGAAACGTTTTGAGATTGTGTACAGTTTTGAACAAGCGGCAGTGGAAACGGAGAGGGTTTTTGGACTATCATGCCCTCCCTGTCCCTGCAGAGCCAGGCAAACAAATGGCAACAGCTGGCCAGGTTTAACCCGGGGGGAAATCTGCTGGAGTTGAGCGCCACATGAGGCATAGCTGAGGGCATACCAAGGTCACATTCAATCACCCATTATGTATAATTATTCTCTACAGAAAAACATTGCATTAACAATGTATAAAAGCACTGCCACAAAACACACGACAGCACCACAGCTGTTCTCTTGGAATACTGGTAGCGTGTTCTCTGTGTTCATGTTTTAACTTATCAGAACATACAGTAGAGCAAACCGCTTGATTGGAAATTGGGTCATTTATAGGTGAAGTTAGTCATAAACGTTTTAGTATTTTCTAGTGTAAACATGATTTTGATAAACAATGTAAACCTACGTTTGTTGTTGTCATATGTAGTGATTGTGAATGCTATGCGGAGAGAACATCAacttaaagatggaatccgcagtACGGGGAAACAGTGCCACTGGCTGCCCCACTACGTTAATGTTTTTTGTAGCAGAGCTGAGGAGCGTCGCGCTGCTCGCCCAGCAAAACAAAAGAAGAAATACATTATTGTTATCTTCTATTGCTCGTGCAATGATGTCTGTGGCGGAGAACTCTGTTTATTGTTTGCAGTAACATCTTAGTTGGTGTAATATTGCAAACTGACATGTCTGTTTCACCATTAAAGATTCCAGCTTTAAGGgttctgttgtttttttcttcagtttgACTGTTGAAACATTACTTGAATTTGTTTCACACTTACCTCACAATTTCAGTTGCATTTTTACAGTTTTCTTTCAAATGTGTGTGTCCCTCTTTCTCACTGTGTTTAAAATGAACGTGTCCACAAACACAACGAGGTGCACTTGTTGCTATGTCTGACCTAAACCCCAGACATCATGAATGAACTGAATAACAAGTCTTTATACTGATAAAGATATACATGTTGTTTCATGTCTGAATCGCAATGAATAAGTCAGGTCAACTGGTGGCTGtgtctggagagaaccaaagAAAGATATCATCAAAACACTGCATTGAAAAATCTGTGAAtttggcagagaaagagagagactgaggaaatAGCAGGAAGATAACCTATGTACTATTGTGCATTTTTCGGTTTGCTCCAGAAATGCCATTTTCTTTATACTTCTCATCACATTTAAATTGTGTTAGTGGGGACAGAATTCAATTAGCGGAGGAATTAGTGTATGTGAGATAAAACAGGTTAACTTCGTATAAAGCTCTATATGCCACAAGATCAAAAGtgggaggcaggtagcccagtggttagagcattgggcctctaaccggaaggttgctggatcgaatccccaagttgacaaggtaaacatctgtcgttctacccctgaacaaggcagttaacccactgctgcccagtaggctgtcattgtaaataataatttgttcttaactgacttgcctagttaaatttaaaaaaagactGCCTCAAATCTAAGACTGCTTTTGTTATGGTGTCAATGATTCAGACTATTTGTGTATTTGGTCTCCCTTGATGAGTGATTCTAACTATTACATTAATTGAATAAACACAACAGCATTCCAACTCTGAGCAAAGTATTTATTGACATAACAAAATCCTTTTTGTGAGGTGACATAGGGTGACTGCACCAAAACTTTTCAGAGCCTTGAGTGGATATTGAATGAATATTGAACTGTTTAACAAAGATTAGGCTCTGTCTCCATCTGCTGGCTATATGCTGCCAGTCAACAACAATTCTTGCTCATGTTTGCTGGACACGTCCCCATTTATTGTTTGAGTGAAAGATTAACTTAGAGCCAACATGTATACTGTATAATTACTTGTAATAAGCATGTATAAGCAGTATAAACATTTATAAGAGCGTTAAGCTTTATATTATATTGTTTTTCGATGCTGTAATTTTTCAAGTCTTACAACATATACAATTGCATTATAtaaccacatacagttgaagtcggaagtttacaaacaccttagccaaatacatttaaactcagtttttcacaattcctgacatttaatcctagaaaaaattccctgtcttaggtcagttaggatcaccactttattttaagaatgtgaaatgtcagaaaaatagtagagtgaatgatttatttcagcttttatttatttcgtcacattcccagtggctcagaagtttacatacactcaataagtatttggtagcattgcctttaaattgtttaacttgggtcaaacgtgctgtgtggccttccacaagcttcccacaataagttgggtgaattttggcccattcctcctgacagagctggtgtaactgagtcaggtttgtaggcgttcttgctcgcacacacacattttctataggattaaggtcagggctttgtgatggccactccaataccttgactttgttgtccttaagccattttgccacaactttggaagtatgcttggggtcattgcccatttggaagacccatttgcgaccaagctttaacttcctgactgattcacttttcgcaccaaagtacattcatctctaggacacagaacgcgtctccttcctgagcggtatgacggctgcgtggtcccatggtgtttatacttgtgtactattgtttatacagatgaacgtggtacgttcaggcatttggaaattgctcccaaggatgaaccagacttgtggaggtctacaattcttttctgaggtcttggctgatttcttttgattttcacctgatgtcaagcaaagaggcattgagtttgaaggtaggccttgaaatacatccacaggtacacctctaattgactcaaatgatgtcaattagcctatcagaagcttcaaaagccatgacaccattttctggaattttccaagctgtttaaaggcacagtcaacttagtgtatgtaaacttctgacccactggagttgtgatacagtgaattataagtgaaataatctgtctgtaaacaattttttgaaaaatgacttgtgtcatgcacaaagtagatgtcctaaccgacttgcccaaactatagtttgttaacaagagatttgtggaatgggtgaaaaacaagttttaatgactccaacttaagtgtatgtaaacttctgacttcaactgtatgtacaatgCTACAGGAGTTTCCGTCAGCTGTTCAAGCTTCTTTTTTTGAAAATATCCCAGGTCTAGCCAGTGAGCATGGCAAGCTCATCACCATCATCTTCCTCCTATGTGCTTTCCCTCAAGGCATTCTCAAGTCTGATCCAGAACACCTCCTGGTCAAGCTTGTCTGTGGGCCACAACAAGTATGTTTTCCGATGCACCATCTTTCATAACCGAGtgttaggagagagacagtagtgtGGGATCTCTTCGAGAAACACCATCAGAAGAACATCACTCCCCTCACACAGAAGTCTGACTGGCCACCTGGAACTCCAGGGCACACCACTCACTGCGAAGAAAGTCACGAGTCACCACGCAGAGTGTGCGTCCGGCATTGTAGATGGCTGTTTCAATGTTCTCTAGCAACTTCCGTGCCCCGACGGAAGTCGCGGTGTTGCAAGCACAGTCGGAACGGAGCTGATCCTAATCCTAGTCCTTTCTAGAAGGGCTATCAGCTCACTCACGGCTCATCTCTGGAGCTGTAGCAACCTTTCCCCACTGCCATATGCCTTCGAAGGCGAGTCCGCAGGAGGCGGAGTAGGTAATGGATGGTTGTGCCAGATTAGGCACATGGTCACAGTCACCAAGTCCAGAAGCAAGGTGGACAAGAAAAGGCTGTGGGTTGAACTGGTCATAAGAGCATGCTTTGTCATCTAATTCCCGCATGTAGTGAGCTGTCCTCATATTGTCACAGTGGCGGTCATAGATATGGGCTATGTGCACAGTAGGATCATTTAAAGCTTTTGAACCAGGCATTTGGGCGGGTACAGTACAGTGGGTTGTCGCTGATATCAAGGAATCGCAACATAGGGAGGTTATCGAACAAAGATTTCTCCAAAACGTGTAAATGGTTGGACTGAATTAGTGAAACCTTCAAGGAATTCCCTGGAGGCAGTAAGTTGTCGGGTAGAGTATCCAGGTCTGTTTTGTAAAAGGTCAGCATTTCCAGTGATTTAAGTGGATGAAGGACAGTACTCAGATTGGTGTTACTGAGAGTGATGCCGGCCCCAAAATTCCGTCTAAAGTTGACAAGGGGGACAAAGGTATTTGGATGGAAATTGCTCAAAATTGTGCTTCCTATGGATAAACTTCTTATGCACACTTACTCCTTAAAGAAGCCCGGTCCAAAATGTTCAACTCCATCTCCACAAGGGCCTTGGTAGCGTAACTCCACATACTCTAGGGCAGAGAGTTGTCCTTATCAAAATAAAGGCAGTTGTTTTACAACACTGGCTGTTTCACTTTCACAAGACCTTGTAAGATGGCAGGAGTTAATCTTTTGATATGCTTCCCAGGTCCAGGTAATCAAGATTTTCCAGGTCTTGGAAGGATCCTTCCTCAATGTATTTGATAATGAGGCTGAGGTCCAGCTTCACAAGTCTGCTGAGTTTGCTGAAAGGTTGAATGGTGATGTATCTAATGACACTGTATAGCATGTAAAACTCTTCAAGGTTCTGTAGGTCACTGAAAGTATTTTTTATGAATTCAATGATTTCATTTCGATAATGGACAAGCATCTAAGGTTCCTTAGAGGAACCAGCGAGGGTTGAGTTCTCGAATCTTGCTTCTATCTagacttacatgctgaccagacagcAGGCGCGTGTGCGATCGTCATCGCATGCATGTTGATTTTGTTCctccacaccagacgcgatcaggacatgcaggttgaaatatcaaaacaaactctgaaccaattatattaatttggggacaggtcgaaaagcattaaacatttatagcaatttagctagctagcatgctgttgctagctaatttgtcctgggatataaacattgggttgttattttacatgaaatgaacaaggtcctctactccgacaattaatccacagacaAAACGGTAAACCAAATTTGTTTCTTGTCAACTCTCCTTcttccttcaggcttctttttcttctttggacttgaTAAGGCGGTTGGCAAACAAATTTACGGTGCATTACTACaaccgactggagtgtggacctcagttcatctttcaatcacccttGTGGGTATatactcctaaaaaccaatgaggagatggcacgtgggtaatTGCTCCTAAAAACCAAAGAGAtttgagaggcaggacttgcagcgcttagagcgtcacaaatagaaccaagttctattttagtgccCGGCTACGCAGATGcttgcgagcagtgtgggtgcaatgattgaataacatgtatgtgtacatttattttgcatcgCTCGCACACGCGACATGAGCgctgtggtcagcatgttaggaaCGTCTAATTTCTGAGGCCAGCAAACGTATCCATTTGAATGTTCAGCTAGTTATCATTAAGTTGTAAAGTTTCAAGACCCTCAAGGCTTTGGAAGGTGGTGTGAGAGATTTCCTTTAAACCACAGTCAACTAGATAAAGTATTTTAATTTTGCTCCCATCTTTCACGAGCTGGGATTCTCCCAAATCCCCAAGATTCACTTTTTCAAAGACTACCATATTTGGTATGGAGAATTCTAACAGGACAGAGACATTTGGAGGTAATTTGGATCTTCCAAGATTGATCTCTACTCTTGAAATGTTGTCCGTCACATCCAGGAGGCCGCAAATAGTGAAATTAGATCTTTCAAGCAAAAAATAATAATGCCACCATTGAAAGAATTTTCTTTGTCTCCATTGGAATTCCAGCCAGGAATTCTGTTTCTATCCCCATAAGGAGCAGGAGCTTCAATCTGTGGTTGTGAGCAAAAATGCCTGACTTTGGATGTAATCCAGAGTTGTTTGAAAGGTTTATGTAGGCAAGAGCAGGAAAGCCACTGACGTTCAAATGGTCAATGTTGTAGCCTAAAAGACTAAGCCAGGACAAAGAGGTGGTGTTGTACACCCGATTCTGTACACTTTGTAGTTTATTCATAGAAATGTCATtcgtttttttttacaaatcggGAACCCTTAACTGTTTCAGGTTGTGGAATACGTCAACCTTGATCACTGAGTTGTTTCTGGAGATGTTTAGAAAAGACTGAATGTGTAGTCCTTTGAATTCACCTCCACTTAGAGACGCGAGTTTGTTCTGGTCCAGGGTTAGTACACTTGAGAAATGTCTCAGGCGGACTGTTTTGAATTTTGTTCTTGGACAGATTGATCTTGGTGGCATTTTTGGGGATGGTCTGTATAGCATCCGACACATTCACAATGTTCTGACTCCTACATCAGATAGTGGTGGGGTCATTATAGTTTGTCTGACACCCCTTAAATCCATAGCCCCAGCTGAACCTGATGTTGATGAGAAGCATGAATAAAAGAAAGGATCTTGACATCTTCTCTTCACAGCCAATTTAACCTGAAGTAAAGCAGGGTTTTAAACCGGAAATACAGAAAAGTAACACAAGCTAGTAATCTGAAAAAGAATCAccacagctgtgatggaaacaggtcgTTTCGGTAAAAtattataaatgccgacagatcatttgttcgtttgacatggtgggaaatctttgtgtcggtaaaattaattatgcgataaatggtggtggaaacgcctttatgcgcaaatattgatataataaccatcatatccaaagtaaacttggagtcacgtgatgatCACGTGTGGTCcacccactacgactcgggaaaccatgcagtttattaggctacacattattattattattgttatgatGAGGatcttcacagggtggtgaaagtgcatagTGATCTTGATGCTACTTTCCAATAAATATGAAGGGTCTTTTTCTGGTGACATGTTGattgatgcttgactgccatttgacaaataaaaatataatccCATGTAGACTAGTCTACCTGCACAACCTACCcccactgtatctgcga encodes the following:
- the LOC115195546 gene encoding heparan-sulfate 6-O-sulfotransferase 1-B, encoding MNGTGGNMVERTSKFLLIVVGSVFFMMILYQYVAPGVMNFGSPQGYLAEDNMDIFPTPDPHYVKKYYFPVRDLERTVDFEIKGEDVIVFLHIQKTGGTTFGRHLVQNVRLEVPCDCRPGQKKCTCYRPNRKETWLFSRFSTGWSCGLHADWTELTNCVPGVLNKKENKSKKLRKFYYITLLRDPVSRYLSEWRHVQRGATWKTSLHMCDGRTPTPEELPPCYEGTDWSGCTLQQFMDCPYNLANNRQVRMLADLSLVGCYNLSTVPDKRRSQLLLESAKKNLRDMAFFGLTEYQRKTQFLFERTFRLRFIRPFVQYNSTRAAGVDLDNDTVARIEELNDLDMQLYDYARDLFQQRYQYTRQLERRAHRLALRGRGLDPRDFLRDEGGMGGEGTARLPTEDYMNHIINRW